A genomic window from Cryobacterium sp. SO2 includes:
- a CDS encoding SDR family oxidoreductase, with translation MARFDNNKVAIVTGGGSGIGAEISRELAAEGASVVVTDIKLEAAQTVVDEIIAAGGTAAAFAQNTAKWEDSEAAVGFAQETFGALHLAVNNAGIGAAPQMIGDYDIAAWDRVRAVDLDGVFYGLKFQLPAIVAGGGGAVVNMASVLGSVGIAQNAAYVTSKHALIGLTKVAALEYTALGVRTNAVGPGFIDTPLVRSSLSPEALTALEGQHASRRLGTDKEVAALTLFLLSDAASFISGSYHLVDGGYSAQ, from the coding sequence CTGGCCAGGTTCGACAACAACAAGGTAGCGATCGTCACCGGCGGCGGAAGCGGCATCGGCGCTGAGATTTCGCGGGAGCTCGCCGCGGAGGGCGCCTCGGTGGTGGTCACCGATATCAAGCTCGAGGCCGCGCAGACCGTCGTCGACGAGATCATCGCCGCCGGCGGAACCGCCGCCGCTTTCGCGCAGAACACCGCGAAGTGGGAAGACTCCGAAGCGGCCGTCGGATTCGCCCAGGAGACCTTCGGCGCCCTGCACCTGGCCGTGAACAACGCCGGCATCGGTGCCGCGCCGCAGATGATCGGCGACTACGACATCGCCGCCTGGGACCGCGTTCGCGCGGTGGACCTCGACGGCGTCTTCTACGGACTCAAGTTCCAGCTGCCCGCGATCGTCGCCGGCGGCGGCGGCGCCGTGGTGAACATGGCCTCGGTTCTCGGCTCGGTCGGCATCGCCCAGAACGCCGCGTATGTCACCAGCAAGCACGCCCTGATCGGACTCACCAAGGTCGCCGCACTCGAGTACACCGCCCTCGGCGTGCGCACCAACGCCGTCGGCCCCGGCTTCATCGACACGCCCCTCGTGCGCTCCAGCCTCTCCCCCGAGGCCCTCACTGCCCTCGAGGGCCAGCACGCCTCGCGCCGGCTCGGCACCGACAAGGAGGTCGCCGCACTCACCCTGTTCCTGCTGAGCGACGCCGCCTCGTTCATCTCCGGCAGCTACCACCTCGTCGACGGCGGCTACTCCGCCCAGTAG
- a CDS encoding MaoC family dehydratase, which yields MPFGISGDYLLYDQLLAALPGVAAVAVNGTAHPGAYSGIPMDDFFAVPLADRYFEDYVPGLVVECGGVPVSEASIVEFAAAFDPHAMHVDPVAALAGPFGSLIASGWHTTAVMMRMMVDNYLNERTSLGSPGVDTLRWHRPVRAGDILSARFTVVSARVSASKPDRGLVHTRIEVVDQAGALVMSQVMMNLILRRAV from the coding sequence GTGCCTTTCGGTATTTCGGGTGACTATTTACTGTACGACCAGCTGCTCGCGGCCCTGCCCGGCGTGGCCGCTGTCGCTGTGAACGGCACGGCGCATCCGGGTGCGTACAGTGGCATCCCTATGGATGATTTCTTCGCCGTGCCCCTGGCCGACCGCTACTTCGAGGACTACGTGCCCGGTCTCGTCGTGGAATGCGGGGGCGTGCCGGTCAGTGAGGCGAGCATCGTCGAGTTCGCCGCCGCGTTCGACCCGCACGCCATGCACGTGGATCCGGTCGCCGCGCTCGCCGGGCCATTCGGCTCTCTGATCGCCAGTGGCTGGCACACGACAGCCGTGATGATGCGGATGATGGTGGACAACTACCTCAACGAACGCACGAGCCTGGGCTCGCCGGGAGTGGACACCCTCCGGTGGCATCGTCCGGTGCGGGCCGGCGACATCCTCTCGGCCCGGTTCACGGTGGTGTCTGCACGCGTCTCGGCGTCCAAGCCCGACCGTGGACTCGTGCACACCCGCATCGAGGTCGTCGACCAGGCCGGCGCCCTCGTCATGTCCCAGGTGATGATGAACCTGATCCTCCGCCGCGCGGTGTGA
- the panB gene encoding 3-methyl-2-oxobutanoate hydroxymethyltransferase, which yields MNEQPAPYGSAVAAPAGRKRVRIHHLQEMKERGQKWAMLTAYDMYTAATFDEAGIPVLLVGDSASNNVFANQTSLPVTVDELIPLARAVTRSAEHALVIADLPFGSYQASAEQCFHTAVRFMKEADVHAVKLEGGVEMVPQVELLARSGIPVMAHIGFTPQSEHSLGGYRIQGKGTDALRMLEAALALEAAGAFAVLMEMVPGDVAADITAALSIPTVGIGAGNGCDAQVLVWQDMVGLRTGRLPRFVKQYADMHSMLLTAAQDYAADVTAGTFPGPEHTF from the coding sequence ATGAACGAGCAACCTGCTCCCTATGGCAGCGCTGTGGCTGCCCCGGCCGGCCGCAAGCGGGTGCGCATCCACCATCTGCAGGAGATGAAGGAGCGCGGCCAGAAGTGGGCGATGCTCACGGCGTACGACATGTACACCGCGGCCACGTTCGACGAGGCCGGGATCCCGGTGCTGCTGGTGGGCGATTCGGCGTCGAACAACGTGTTCGCCAACCAGACCTCGTTGCCGGTCACCGTGGACGAGCTGATCCCGCTAGCCCGCGCGGTCACCCGCTCCGCCGAACACGCCCTCGTCATTGCCGACCTGCCGTTCGGGTCCTACCAGGCGTCCGCCGAGCAGTGCTTCCACACCGCGGTGCGGTTCATGAAGGAGGCCGATGTGCACGCCGTGAAACTCGAGGGCGGCGTGGAGATGGTGCCGCAGGTGGAGCTGCTGGCGCGCTCCGGCATCCCCGTGATGGCGCATATCGGATTCACCCCGCAATCGGAGCACAGTCTGGGCGGCTACCGTATCCAGGGCAAGGGCACGGATGCCCTGCGGATGCTCGAAGCGGCGCTGGCCTTGGAGGCAGCGGGTGCGTTCGCCGTGCTGATGGAGATGGTGCCGGGAGACGTGGCCGCCGACATCACCGCGGCGCTCAGCATCCCCACCGTGGGCATCGGCGCCGGCAACGGCTGCGACGCCCAGGTGCTGGTCTGGCAGGACATGGTGGGCCTTCGCACCGGGCGGCTGCCCCGCTTTGTGAAGCAGTACGCGGACATGCACTCGATGCTGCTCACTGCCGCGCAGGACTACGCCGCGGACGTGACGGCCGGCACGTTCCCCGGGCCGGAGCACACCTTCTAA